A single region of the Bacteroides luhongzhouii genome encodes:
- a CDS encoding mechanosensitive ion channel family protein translates to MLLLLQATQAADSVQVAADNLMEQAIANADGLDKLSLITQQLIDFGIRAGERILIAVLVFVVGRFLISMLNKFIRRLMDKRKVDVSIKTFVKSLVNILLTILLIISVVGALGVETTSFAALLASAGVAVGMALSGNLQNFAGGLVILLFKPYKVGDWIETQQGSSGTVKEIQIFHTILTTADNKLIYIPNGSLSSGVVTNYSHQETRRVEWIVGIDYGEDYEKVQKIVYEILAADKRILNEPAPFVALHALDASSVNVVARVWVNSGDYWGVYFDINKAIYETFNEKGINFPFPQLTVHQGN, encoded by the coding sequence ATGCTACTATTATTGCAAGCAACACAAGCTGCGGATTCTGTGCAAGTGGCCGCAGATAATTTGATGGAACAAGCGATTGCCAATGCCGACGGCTTGGATAAACTTTCGCTGATTACTCAACAACTGATAGATTTCGGTATTCGTGCCGGAGAACGTATATTGATTGCGGTCCTTGTCTTTGTCGTCGGACGTTTCCTCATCTCGATGCTCAACAAGTTTATCAGACGCCTGATGGATAAACGAAAAGTGGATGTAAGTATCAAAACTTTCGTTAAAAGTCTGGTCAATATTCTGTTGACGATTCTGTTAATCATTTCTGTCGTTGGCGCTCTGGGGGTTGAAACCACTTCGTTCGCAGCTTTATTGGCTTCTGCCGGTGTAGCTGTCGGTATGGCTTTATCCGGCAATCTGCAGAACTTTGCCGGCGGACTGGTTATTCTTTTATTCAAACCTTATAAAGTTGGCGACTGGATAGAAACACAGCAGGGATCATCCGGTACGGTAAAAGAAATTCAGATATTCCATACCATCCTTACTACCGCGGACAACAAACTGATCTATATTCCCAATGGTTCATTGAGTAGTGGAGTAGTGACCAATTACAGCCATCAGGAAACCCGCCGTGTGGAATGGATTGTTGGTATAGATTATGGAGAAGATTATGAGAAAGTGCAGAAAATCGTTTATGAAATTCTTGCTGCTGATAAACGCATCCTGAATGAACCGGCTCCCTTTGTGGCTCTTCATGCGCTGGACGCCAGCAGTGTGAATGTAGTGGCACGTGTATGGGTAAATAGCGGAGATTACTGGGGTGTTTATTTCGATATAAATAAAGCGATTTACGAAACCTTCAATGAAAAAGGTATCAACTTCCCTTTCCCACAACTTACAGTACATCAGGGAAATTAA
- a CDS encoding TonB-dependent receptor, whose translation MKKIVWMAVALSGVGITVHAQTSAKDSMRVVNLQEVQVVSTRATSKTPVAFTNIGKAELKKVNFGQDIPYLLSMTPSTLTTSDAGAGIGYTTLRVRGTDGTRINITVNGIPMNDAESHNLFWVNMPDFSSSVKDMQVQRGAGTSTNGAGAFGASVNMQTEGASMKPYAEFNGSYGSFNTHKETVKVGTGLLNNHWTFDARLSNIGTDGYIDRASVDLNSYYLQGGYFAENTSVKLIAFAGKEKTYHAWGYATKKEMEDFGRRYNPCGEMYTDANGNKHFYDDQTDNYLQKNYQLLFNHTFSTAWNLNVALHYTKGDGYYEEYKDGRSLIEYGLKPFTIDGTEIAKSDLVRQKKMDNKFGGGVFSLNYTANRLNASLGGGLNQYRGNNFGRVPWVKNYVGTLSPDHEYYRNKSKKTDGNIYLKANYDLTRGLSAYADLQYRHIDYTIDGNNDKYDWSKNALRPLAVDKKFDFFNPKVGLNWNITSNHRVYASFSVAQKEPTRNNYTDGDPDSYPKAEKLLDYEAGYTFANQWLTAGANFYYMDYTDQLVLTGALNDIGEALTENVPDSYRMGVELMLGIKPCKWFQWDINATWSKNRIQDFVESLPGYHYNADGSSTSLPTVQIKHKDTHIAFSPDFLFNNRFSFIYKGFEAALQSQFVSKQYMTNAEVEELTLDKYFVSNLNLAYSFRPKKVLKEVTVGFTVYNLFNEKYENNGWASSDYTDTVENRGNYAGYAAQAGTNVMGHVSFRF comes from the coding sequence ATGAAAAAAATTGTATGGATGGCCGTCGCCTTATCGGGCGTAGGCATCACTGTTCATGCACAGACGAGTGCAAAGGATAGTATGAGAGTAGTAAACCTGCAAGAAGTGCAGGTAGTATCCACGCGTGCCACCTCCAAAACTCCCGTGGCATTCACCAATATAGGCAAAGCGGAATTGAAGAAGGTTAACTTCGGACAGGATATCCCTTATCTGTTGAGCATGACTCCTTCTACGTTGACCACATCGGATGCTGGAGCAGGTATCGGCTACACGACCCTTCGCGTGCGCGGAACCGACGGCACACGCATCAACATCACAGTGAACGGCATACCGATGAACGATGCCGAAAGCCATAATCTGTTCTGGGTAAATATGCCCGACTTTTCTTCTTCCGTAAAAGATATGCAAGTGCAACGCGGCGCAGGTACGTCTACCAACGGGGCAGGCGCCTTCGGAGCCAGCGTAAATATGCAGACCGAAGGTGCATCCATGAAGCCGTATGCCGAATTCAACGGTTCATACGGTTCATTCAACACGCACAAAGAAACAGTGAAAGTGGGAACCGGTCTGCTCAATAATCATTGGACGTTTGACGCCCGTCTTTCCAATATCGGTACGGACGGATACATAGACCGTGCTTCGGTAGACTTGAATTCTTACTACCTGCAAGGAGGTTATTTTGCAGAAAACACATCTGTGAAGCTGATTGCATTCGCCGGAAAAGAAAAGACATATCACGCCTGGGGATACGCAACCAAAAAGGAAATGGAGGATTTCGGCAGACGCTACAACCCCTGCGGCGAGATGTACACCGACGCCAACGGCAACAAGCATTTTTATGACGACCAAACGGACAATTATCTGCAAAAGAATTATCAGCTTCTCTTCAATCATACTTTCTCAACAGCCTGGAACTTGAACGTTGCCTTGCATTATACCAAAGGCGATGGCTATTACGAAGAGTACAAAGACGGCAGATCCCTCATAGAATATGGTCTGAAGCCATTCACAATAGATGGGACCGAAATAGCCAAAAGTGATTTAGTCCGTCAGAAGAAGATGGACAACAAATTCGGCGGTGGCGTTTTTTCTCTCAATTATACGGCCAACAGGCTGAATGCGTCTCTGGGAGGTGGTTTGAATCAATACCGGGGCAATAACTTCGGAAGGGTTCCCTGGGTGAAGAATTATGTGGGCACTCTATCTCCCGATCATGAATATTACCGCAATAAATCCAAAAAGACCGATGGCAATATTTATCTGAAAGCAAACTACGATCTTACCAGAGGACTAAGCGCGTATGCCGATCTTCAGTATCGACACATCGACTATACCATCGACGGCAACAATGATAAATATGACTGGAGCAAGAATGCTCTGCGTCCACTGGCAGTAGACAAGAAGTTCGATTTCTTTAACCCGAAAGTCGGATTAAACTGGAATATCACGTCCAACCATCGCGTTTATGCCTCTTTCTCGGTAGCTCAAAAAGAACCGACAAGGAACAATTATACGGATGGCGATCCGGATTCGTATCCAAAAGCAGAAAAACTGCTCGACTATGAAGCGGGATATACTTTCGCCAATCAATGGTTGACGGCAGGCGCAAACTTCTACTACATGGATTATACCGACCAACTGGTTCTGACCGGAGCTTTAAATGACATCGGTGAAGCACTGACCGAAAACGTACCGGACAGTTATCGTATGGGAGTCGAGCTAATGCTGGGAATCAAACCGTGTAAATGGTTTCAATGGGACATAAACGCTACATGGAGCAAAAACCGCATCCAGGATTTTGTAGAAAGCCTGCCGGGTTACCATTATAATGCAGATGGTAGTTCTACTTCCCTCCCGACTGTTCAGATCAAGCATAAAGACACTCACATCGCTTTCTCACCCGACTTCCTATTTAATAACCGTTTCTCATTCATTTATAAGGGATTCGAGGCAGCTCTGCAATCGCAATTCGTCAGCAAACAGTATATGACAAATGCAGAAGTAGAAGAATTGACTCTTGATAAATATTTTGTCAGTAACCTCAATCTGGCGTACTCTTTCCGCCCCAAGAAGGTGTTGAAAGAAGTCACGGTAGGGTTTACTGTATATAATCTGTTTAATGAAAAATATGAGAACAACGGTTGGGCCTCGAGCGATTACACCGATACGGTGGAGAATCGGGGAAACTATGCCGGATATGCAGCGCAGGCAGGAACAAACGTCATGGGACATGTTTCTTTCCGCTTTTAA
- the pnuC gene encoding nicotinamide riboside transporter PnuC: MELNFLEIFGTIVGLVYLWLEYRASIYLWIAGIVMPAIYIFVYYKAGLYADFGINIYYLIAAIYGWFFWMWGGREPKNLPIVHTPWKCYLPLFLVFIATFIGIAWILIEYTDSNVPWLDSFTTALSIVGMWMLARKYIEQWFAWILVDIVCCGLYIYKDLYFTSALYGLYSIIAIFGYFKWKKLMNIQ; this comes from the coding sequence ATGGAATTGAATTTTCTGGAAATATTCGGTACGATTGTCGGGCTAGTCTACCTTTGGTTGGAGTACCGGGCAAGTATCTATCTTTGGATAGCAGGTATCGTGATGCCTGCCATCTATATCTTCGTATATTATAAAGCAGGACTGTATGCCGATTTCGGTATCAATATCTACTATCTGATAGCTGCCATCTACGGTTGGTTCTTTTGGATGTGGGGAGGGAGGGAACCCAAAAATCTTCCTATCGTACATACTCCGTGGAAATGTTACTTACCTCTTTTTCTGGTATTTATTGCCACATTTATCGGCATTGCATGGATACTGATCGAATATACGGACAGCAACGTGCCCTGGCTGGATAGTTTTACTACGGCATTGAGCATTGTCGGCATGTGGATGCTGGCACGCAAATATATCGAGCAATGGTTTGCCTGGATTCTTGTGGATATTGTCTGCTGCGGACTTTATATCTACAAAGACCTTTATTTTACTTCTGCTTTATACGGACTTTACTCCATTATAGCTATCTTTGGCTACTTTAAATGGAAAAAATTAATGAATATACAATGA
- a CDS encoding thiamine diphosphokinase, with the protein MISEHYTPEAVILANGEYPTHALPLKILEEAKFVICCDGAANEYILRGHTPDVIIGDGDSLSSENKTRFSDIIHHIADQETNDQTKAVHFLQEKGYRKIVIVGATGKREDHTLGNISLLLDYMKSGMEVRTVTDYGVFIPASGTQTFVSHAGQQVSIINFGAKGLKGEGLVYPLSDFTNWWQGTLNEATGNRFTIQCTGEYLVFLASI; encoded by the coding sequence ATGATAAGCGAACACTATACTCCCGAAGCCGTCATACTTGCCAACGGCGAATATCCTACGCATGCGCTTCCCCTGAAAATACTGGAAGAGGCTAAATTCGTGATTTGTTGCGATGGAGCAGCCAACGAATATATCTTACGTGGACATACCCCGGATGTGATTATCGGTGACGGAGATTCTCTTTCTTCGGAAAACAAAACACGCTTTTCGGACATTATTCATCATATAGCCGATCAGGAAACAAACGACCAAACCAAGGCTGTCCACTTCCTGCAAGAAAAAGGCTACCGGAAGATAGTCATCGTCGGTGCTACCGGAAAACGGGAAGACCACACATTGGGAAATATCAGTTTGCTGCTGGATTATATGAAAAGCGGTATGGAAGTGCGGACAGTTACGGATTACGGAGTATTTATTCCGGCAAGTGGCACGCAGACTTTCGTTTCCCACGCCGGGCAGCAAGTATCCATTATCAATTTCGGAGCGAAAGGATTGAAAGGGGAAGGATTGGTTTATCCGCTTAGCGACTTTACGAATTGGTGGCAAGGGACTCTTAATGAGGCTACAGGCAATCGTTTTACCATTCAGTGCACGGGAGAGTATTTAGTATTTCTAGCTTCTATATAA
- the thrC gene encoding threonine synthase encodes MKYYSTNKQAPVASLQEAVVKGLAADKGLFMPMSIKPLPQEFYDTIDTLSFQEIAYRVADAFFGEDIPADTLKQIVYDTLSFDVPLVKVADNIYSLELFHGPTLAFKDVGGRFMARLLGYFIKKEGQKNVNVLVATSGDTGSAVANGFLGVDGIHVYVLYPKGKVSEIQEKQFTTLGQNITALEVDGTFDDCQALVKAAFMDKELNEHLSLTSANSINVARFLPQAFYYFYAYAQLKRAGKADNAVICVPSGNFGNITAGLFGKKMGLPVKRFIAANNRNDIFYQYLQTGKYNPRPSIATIANAMDVGDPSNFARVLDLYNGSHAAISAEISGTTYTDEQIRETVKETWKEHHYLLDPHGACGYRALVEGLKEGETGVFLETAHPAKFLETVESIIGESVEIPAKLQEFMKGEKKSLQMTKEFADFKSYLLSL; translated from the coding sequence ATGAAATATTATAGTACGAATAAACAAGCGCCGGTGGCTTCTTTACAGGAAGCAGTTGTAAAGGGTCTTGCAGCCGATAAAGGGTTGTTTATGCCTATGTCTATCAAGCCTCTTCCACAAGAGTTTTACGATACAATTGATACGTTGTCTTTTCAGGAAATAGCTTATCGTGTAGCCGATGCTTTCTTCGGTGAGGACATTCCTGCCGACACCTTGAAACAGATTGTATATGATACATTAAGTTTTGATGTACCTTTGGTGAAGGTAGCGGATAACATCTACTCGCTCGAACTTTTCCACGGACCGACACTGGCCTTCAAAGATGTAGGCGGTCGTTTCATGGCACGTCTGCTGGGATACTTCATTAAGAAAGAAGGACAGAAGAATGTAAATGTACTGGTAGCCACTTCCGGTGATACGGGAAGTGCCGTGGCTAACGGTTTTCTGGGTGTGGACGGTATTCATGTATATGTGCTCTATCCGAAAGGAAAAGTCAGCGAAATACAGGAAAAACAATTCACTACACTGGGGCAGAACATCACTGCCCTCGAAGTGGACGGAACGTTTGATGATTGCCAGGCATTGGTAAAAGCTGCTTTTATGGATAAGGAGCTGAATGAACATCTATCATTGACTTCTGCCAATTCCATCAATGTAGCCCGTTTCCTGCCACAAGCATTTTATTATTTCTATGCATACGCTCAACTGAAGCGTGCCGGAAAAGCAGATAACGCCGTCATCTGCGTACCTAGCGGAAACTTCGGAAATATCACCGCAGGATTGTTCGGAAAGAAAATGGGATTGCCTGTGAAGCGTTTCATTGCTGCCAACAACCGCAACGATATTTTCTATCAATACCTGCAAACAGGTAAATACAATCCCCGTCCGTCTATTGCAACAATCGCTAACGCTATGGACGTGGGAGATCCTAGCAACTTTGCCCGTGTACTTGATTTGTATAATGGTTCGCATGCTGCTATCTCTGCCGAAATTTCAGGAACAACTTATACCGACGAGCAGATCCGTGAAACGGTGAAAGAAACTTGGAAAGAACATCATTATCTCCTCGATCCTCACGGAGCTTGCGGATACCGTGCATTGGTAGAAGGCTTGAAAGAAGGCGAAACGGGTGTATTCCTTGAAACGGCTCATCCGGCTAAATTCCTTGAAACAGTGGAAAGCATTATCGGTGAATCAGTAGAGATACCTGCCAAATTGCAGGAATTTATGAAAGGCGAGAAGAAGAGCTTGCAAATGACGAAAGAGTTTGCAGATTTCAAGAGCTATTTGCTTTCATTATAG
- a CDS encoding cofactor-independent phosphoglycerate mutase, with the protein MKHIIILGDGMADWPVKSLGDKTLLQYAKTPYMDKLARMGRNGRLITVAEGFHPGSEVANMSVLGYNLPKVYEGRGPLEAASIGVDLKPGEMAMRCNLICVEGEILKNHSSGHISTEEADVLIQYLQEKLGNERVRFHTGVQYRHLLVIKGGNKELDCTPPHDVPLKPFRPLMVKPLVPEAQETADLINDLILKSQELLKNHPLNLKRMAEGKDPANSIWPWSPGYRPQMSTFSETFPQVEKGAVISAVDLINGIGYYAGLRRIAVEGATGLYNTNYENKVAAALEALKTDDFVYLHIEASDEAGHEGDIDLKLLTIENLDKRAVGPIYEAVKDWDEPVAIAVLPDHPTPCELRTHTSEPIPFLIWYPGIEPDEVQTYDEVSACNGSYGVLKEDEFIKEFMK; encoded by the coding sequence ATGAAGCATATCATTATATTGGGAGACGGAATGGCCGACTGGCCAGTGAAGTCACTAGGGGACAAGACGCTCCTGCAATATGCGAAAACGCCATATATGGATAAATTAGCCCGAATGGGACGTAATGGTCGCTTGATTACCGTGGCAGAAGGTTTCCATCCGGGTAGTGAAGTAGCCAACATGTCTGTGTTGGGATATAATCTTCCGAAAGTGTACGAAGGTCGTGGACCGCTGGAAGCTGCCAGTATCGGCGTGGATCTGAAACCAGGCGAGATGGCAATGCGTTGTAACTTGATTTGTGTGGAAGGAGAAATTCTGAAGAATCACTCCTCCGGACATATATCTACGGAAGAAGCGGACGTATTGATTCAATACTTGCAAGAAAAACTAGGCAATGAACGCGTACGGTTTCACACAGGAGTCCAATACCGTCATCTGTTGGTTATCAAGGGAGGAAATAAAGAATTGGACTGCACCCCTCCGCACGATGTTCCTTTGAAACCTTTCCGCCCGCTGATGGTGAAACCATTGGTGCCGGAAGCACAAGAAACGGCAGATCTGATTAATGACCTGATTCTAAAATCACAGGAACTGTTGAAGAATCATCCATTGAACCTGAAACGCATGGCTGAAGGTAAAGACCCCGCCAATAGTATTTGGCCTTGGAGCCCCGGTTATCGTCCGCAGATGTCTACTTTCTCCGAAACTTTCCCGCAAGTGGAAAAAGGTGCGGTGATTTCGGCAGTCGATCTGATAAATGGAATCGGTTATTATGCCGGGTTGCGTCGTATTGCGGTAGAAGGAGCAACCGGTCTGTATAATACAAATTATGAAAATAAAGTGGCGGCTGCATTGGAAGCCTTGAAAACCGATGACTTTGTCTATCTTCATATCGAAGCCAGTGATGAGGCCGGACACGAAGGAGACATCGACTTGAAACTTCTCACTATCGAGAATCTGGATAAACGTGCCGTAGGACCTATCTACGAAGCTGTGAAAGATTGGGATGAACCGGTAGCAATAGCCGTATTGCCTGACCATCCTACTCCCTGCGAACTTCGCACACACACTTCCGAACCTATCCCGTTCCTTATCTGGTATCCGGGAATTGAGCCGGACGAGGTGCAAACTTACGACGAAGTATCTGCCTGCAATGGTAGTTATGGTGTGTTGAAAGAAGACGAGTTCATTAAAGAATTTATGAAATAA